The DNA segment TAGGTCATGGAAAAGGTTCTTCTTCAAAAAATCACCAGGCCTATGATAAGTCCTGTGGAACAAACCTACCACTGGGTTAGAGCTGAGAGGGGAAAGGCCATTGCTCCTTAGGTAtcatcattaattcattcaataaacaccATGTGACACACCACTCTGTACACAAGGGGAATGGAGATGAGCGAGGCTAGGTCTCTGCCCTGAAGGAGTCAGCCTGGACAGAGCCGTATCGGATACAGCTTCCATTGTGGCCTGCCTGTCTGTCCCCTTTCCTGTTCCCCTGCATTccttctccacacagcagccacatGATCATCTAGAACAAAGCGGATCCCCAGCTTCAACCTTCTAAAGACCTCCGTGAGGCCCTCTAGGACAGGGGTAGGTGGATGAGCAGATGAGCTTACATTGAATCAAGGGAATCAGAGTTGCCAAGAATCTGGATGTCTGTCTCCGTCCCAACTCCTAAAATCAGTATTTGGGGTGCTGGAAGTCTGAGTGCGGTGAAGGTGAGGGGTAAAAACACACATAGTAGATCTAAATCTCAGGCCTGTTAAATTGCAATCTGGGTCgtgggagaaattctttatttagaTGCTTCAGTGATCAAGAGACAGAACATAAGCACACGCACGCACACCCACACACGATACGGAAAGGCATTTACAAGTGAAGGGATAGGGAGTGTTGGGAGGAGGTCACGAGAGCAGCCGCAGGCTTCTTTGACCCAATGAAGAGGGATCTCAGATGGTGACCCTCCCTGGAATTCTTGTTTGAAAGCTACGAGGTAAAGTCCACGCCCAGTGAAATCCCAGGCCATAAAACACAGTAGTGTTAGAAAAGTCTagctgtggggagagggaaacaTCACTGTGGAAACTTACGCcagctctcctttcttctcctgagCCTATCCTGCTCCTTGGTACCCAGAATCTCCTGGTGGATGGTAGGGGAGGACTAGCACCACAGCAACCTGGGCAGGTGGTTTGCTGCaagaggggagagagggctgGCAGGGCCGAAGGGCAGCAATTAACCTCTGAGCGTGCTGGCACAAGGCAGTTTGCCTTTAAGGGTAGAGAACCATCCGCAAATTTGCATGTGGGGACTTTCCCATATGACTCTGGGTCAGAGCACCTCTGATAGAGGAGGGGAAAGGCCCCTATTGGAGCTTTCCATGATCCCAATGGGTACTGAGGCCTTCAACTCTAGTTTGTCCCCAGTTGCTGCAGATCCTTAGCACCATTCAGGAACCGTAGAGAAGGTGGCTAAGAGGGATAGCAATGCTCTGCCAGGACTGTCACTGCTTCAGGAGGAGACTTCACAGTGGGCAGAAATCTGTACAACTGGCCAGCATCTGATCCCAAGCTAGGGAAAGCTTGAGCCTTTTGCGGGGAGGAGGAGTGCCAATTAACTCCAAGCCTCCATGCGGCAGCTACTTCCTTCTGCTCTAGGCTAAGATCTGGTGAGAAAGCTCCATTTCACTGGAGATGCCTAGAGCCTAGGGAGAGCTCAGTTCTTTAGCGGCAGGGAATGGTCAAAAATCGACCTGCAGAGGAAAGACAGGCCTGGGGCCTCATGACATAGAGCCCAGAGGAACTGGGGAAGGGAAAAGGCCATCCTTCAAACTATCATCCTGGGAGACCCCAAGTCCTGTCAAGATCCCAGCTTCTCTTATCCTGACCTACAGGGCTTATTCCAAAGGGGAGAAATGGGGTGGATTTGCCTGGACAAATCAGAGGCTGTCTGTGGTCCCCTCCTGCCTCAGGCCTATGCAATCTCCAGGTgtaagaaaggaggaagaaggagccaTCATCACAGGAATCTGGCTCACGGCTGGTCCAACCTGGGGTGCTGGACAGAAACACCTCTAGTCTTCCAAGGTGGTTGAGTCTTTCTGAATGGGTTGCCTTTGCATGGGAATCTGGCCCAGAGGTGAAGCCATTGTTTTTGGTGACCTGCAATTTGAGAAGGAACAAGGACACAGGGTTATTTTGGGGCAGCTGTGATGGGACTCCAGGTAGCTTAGTCTAATGATAGTACAGCTCTTTCAGGACCTTGGGGTAATAAGCAGGGCAGCTCTCCTCTACTGAGGGCCACTGCATGCTAGGCACAAGGCTGGGAGTTTTGCTTCCAGTATCCTATTTCATCCTCATGTTAATTCAGCACCCCCATTTTACATACGAGGAAACTAAATTCAGAACATATAAGTGACCTGCCCATAGTAAGTGTCTTTTAAGTGTGGTAGATTTAGGACTGTAGCCCGTGCTTTTCCTCTATACCAAACCCGTAGGCAGGGCCCTATATGACCCGGATGGTACGGAATGACCATTCTTCCCTCACATGGAATGTAAAGTGGCTCTCCTCTCACTGTCTTGCTAGTATCACCTGACACTGTCTTATTTGTTTAAAGATTTGTTTAGGATCTACTTCTACCACCAGAGGGGGATTCGAAGGATCAGGCTGTTAACGGCAATGGTCTTGGTTCCTACTGTGGGTCCAGGACCCAAAACAGGGCTTGGCATGTAATGggtatacaataaatatttgttgaatgaatgaaagcttATCTGTAATAATTCCCTTTATTGGTACTAGAACTTCACATATATTATCTCTAACCCTCACATCATCCCATAAGGTGAGGATAATGAGCTCCATTTGGAAGTGGCAGAGCAAATTGAATGGGATTTGGAGTTAAAGAGGTTTGAATCCTGTGTCTAACTCCAAGTAACTATGAgatcctgggcaagtcacttaacctacCTGACATCAGGTTTTCCTTGAGTTCTAattcagagctgctgctgcaaattaaataagattaaactaggtgttcaataaatagcaCTATAATCTTACAGAGCCTCTTTGAGGTCCACTGACTCACCTAAGGTCACATAGTGGGAAAGGGTaggaagaaaacagtaaaatattaactttttcaaGTCTGGGAAGCCCCAGGGGAGGACTCTGGCTGGCTCCAGGCTGTCTGCCAAAATTGCACTGGTCAAGTTGCAAGGGAGGCATACTGAAACGGAGGGAGACCTAGGCTGAGTTGCTACAGCTTGTCTCAAGCCCATGCCTAAGGGGAGCTTTCTAACTAAAGACCTATATATCAATACAATGGAAGATCGGCCACAGTGTGGGAGAGGAGACTTTGGGCACAGCAGAGAGGACCAAGGATGTTTTGACCCCAACACTGTACTTCTACCAcctttaattcattcatctgtgtaAGCAATGCAGAATCAATCACCAAAGTCAAAGCAATCATTTCAGCAGACTTGCCTGCCTGAAACtgcttccttgtctgtaaaatggggatagtggCACACAGTCCACACTACAAGTCCCCTtcagagaggaaggggcagaaCCAAGTGGGCCCTTGCCTGTTCATATCTCCTGGCACCCCAACCTCCCCATCAGCATGATGCCCTGGAAGAGCATGCCGTGAACCAGAGGAGCCTCAGTGTGGATTATGGCTCTGCCTCAGAAAACCACTCTGAATGGTGGCTGCCTATATGTAAAATCAGAATAATAATCCCTTCTTCTcaggtttgttgtgaggattactTGAGAGAATTTGCTTGGTATATGGCCCGCAACAGACCAGGAGATCAAAGAATGTTAGTCATGTTCAAGATTATCATGAACAGATGACTTTGTTCATCTCTTCCTTTCAAAGCATTGTCACGATCTGTAATTACTGGTTGTTTACTTGCTTATTGTTTGTCTCTTCCATCAGAGTGTAAGGCTATTCTGAGAGCAGGGTCTGGGTCTGTCTGTCTTGGCCACCACTCAGGGAGGGTTGGtaaaaatttcattaaagaaCCTGGTCGTATCTGGTAATAACCTGTAGAAGGAGCTCTTGCCACAGAGTTGATGGCAGTGAAACCCAGCATCTTTAGGCCAGtgatgggggagggtggggtaAAGCTCCCTAGACAGATGGCTAACAGACAGAAAATCTAAGTACTCTTAGGATAGCACCAAGGAAATCGTTTATGTTTCTCTACTAAAATCTCCAGCAGGTCTAAAGGCTGGGGAGAAGCTGAAGGGAGAAGAACTCACAGAGGAAACACTTCTTTCTGTTAACTGATTGAGCTTCTATTGACTGAGAAAAGACTGCCAGGATGGAATGGCTTtgttctgattccaaagccctgAGCTCCTGCTGCAGACCCTTGAATTTCAAAGTTGACTACTCACTGGTTCTTGTGTTTGAAGCCGCTGACATGAGCTTGGTACTGTTCTATGGAGTTCAGCACTATCTTACATGTCTTGCAGGGGTAGCCCTTTCCGGCTGAAACACATAAAAGTAAAGATGTTAGTTATCCAATAAGAAGGAACCTGGGGACTGCTGCTTTTGACAGTATGTGCAAATGCCCTTCTGAAGATGGATAGGTGGCATGAGATGAGATGGTTGGCCCTGAAAAGAATCCCAGAGGCCTCAATGCTCAGGGGGCACATGTGTGCCTATGTGTTCCCTGGGGCTGAGGACCCCCTCATTCCCAGCATCACACCTGGTCCAGAGGAACTGTCTGTTAAGCAAATAAAAGACTAACAGAACAAAGAGGGGGACACTTGGTGTAACTGTCTGACTTGACTGTGCTAAGCAGCCACATTAAGGATGCTCTTTGCTAAGAGATCTCTGGGAAGGTGCCACTCTCCTCGGGGTTGCAATAACAGTAATTAATTAGAAGACCTGTTATGAGAATCAATCTGTCTCTCTAACATGGGGCTCACATACCAGGGCTGCTCCAATGACAAAGTGGCCTCTCTTCACATGGTCTAGCAGAGTAAGCACGCGTCAGGAGGGAAGACAGGGGGCTGGACTGCTGGCTCAGCATTCCTGTGACCTTGGCTAAATCCCTCCCCCTTTCTGATCCTCAGCTTTTCTTGACTATAAACCaattataccacagccataacacTTACAATAAAATGCAGCCATTATTTACCAAGTGCCTGATACAGGCCATACACTTCATGTAATTTTGAGTGGCACTCATAATGATCCTGTGAAAATCATTCTCATTATTctcttacagaggaggaaaataagGCACGGTCATCTGCCCAAGAACACAGAATTAGTAAGTGGCAAACTCGGGCTTGGCTGACTACAAAGGCTGTACTTATTGCAGCATGCCAGGTGCTGGCTGTGCAAGACAGGCAACTGCACACATGACTTTTgcagcatttctctttttttgtctttttttttttttgccatttcttgggccgctcccgcggcatatggaggttcccaggctaggggtctaatcggagctatagccgtcggcctacaccagaaccacagcaacgcgggatctgagtcacgtctgcagcctacagcacagctcacggcaatgccggattgttaacacactgagtaaggccagggatcgaacccgtaacctcatggttcttagtcggattcgttaaccactgagccatgaaaggaactcttgCAGCATTTCTGAATCATCTGTCACCCTAAAGTCTCATCAGTTCTGGAGTGAGATCACCTGGgtgcaaatcccagctctaccatttgtttctttttcctttttttggcatataaaagttcctgggccagggaatgaatctgagctgcatctgcaatctacaccacagctgctacaatgccaagtccttaatccactatgctgggccagggatggaacctgtgccaccaagacaatgctggatccttaacctgctatgctacAGGGGGAACTCCCCCGCTCTATCGTTTCTTACCTGCAGGATCAAAGCCCAACTACCTAAACTCTCTGGgatttgatttcctcatttgcaaaagtAGAGCCTCTCTGAGACATAGGTTCCTTACCTATAAAACgaggttaaggagttcctgtcatggctcagtggtaacgaacccaactggtatccatgaggacatgggattgatccctggccccgcacagtgggtgggggatctggcattgccctgagctgtggtgtaggctggcagctgcagctctgattggacctttagcctgggaacttcatatgccatgggtgtggccctaaaaagataaataaataaataaataaatgcaagatcgtgtttaaaaaaagggagttaaTATTAGTATCAACCTCACAAGGTTATTATGATTCAAATAAAAGCaacaggcacatagtaggtgttcaacaaATGTTAGCTTTTATCATATTAGGATTTCACTCTTATGAGAACCATGAGTCATGCTGGCAAAGAGGTGacgattatcttttttttttttttttggtctttttagggccgcacctgtggcatagggaagttcccaggctcagggtcaaatcagagttgtagcaccggcctacaccacagccacagcaacgcaggatctgagctgcatctgtgatctacaccacagctcatggcaatgctggatatccttaacccactgagtggggccagggatggaacctgggtcctcatggatactagtcgggttcattaccactgagccacaacgggaactggagagtatcttttttttttttgccatttcttgggccgctccctcggcatatggaggttcccaggctaggggttgaatcagagctacagcagctggcctatgccacagccacagcaatgccagatccaagcagtgtctgtgacctacaccacagctcacggcaacgccggatcgttaactcactgagcaagggcagggatcgaacacgcaacctcatggttcctagtcggatttgttaaccactgcaccatgacgggagctccgaGAGTATCTTTTAACCAGTCttctgtggcagctacagctactgaGAACACCATCAAATCTCTTGTATCCCAATAGGCTAGCCAATGTTCCCTGCTACATTAGTTTCTCTTGTATCTTCGGGTATTTCCTGGATGACACAtcccattaaaatatttaaggggAAAATTATTGTAGTCAGAATTCccgacttatttatttatttggctgtgcccatagcaagcagaagttcccaggccaaggattgaatccatgccacagcagtgacaatgctagatccctaacctgctaggtcaccagggaaccccaTGATCTTTTTTAGACATTGAAGGCCAGAATTCATAGTTCAACACTATGCCAAATTTTGGATACTTATGCCCTTGGAATCTTACAATGCTGCGAGATAGGTGGTTATCTCCATTTTTCAGCAGGAAACAAGCTCAGGGAAGTTAAATGGTTGACCTGAGGTGAGAGCTGCCCTCTGGTTCATGAAGCTCCTGTTCTCCCCTCTGCAGTTTTTGGGACCCTCCTATGTGAGGTGTATCTCAGCACACAGTTTACTGATCTGTAAGCTAGATTCAAATCATCATTTGGGGCAAGTGAACAGAGACACACACTCTTTCCAAGGCCGTGGAAGGCTTTCCTGTATCTACATTTAGTGGACAAAGTGGGTGCTTAGGAGGCCTCATCATAACTGACCTCTCAACAACACCTGACAAAACCAATGACCCCTCCTTTCTTCAGTCTCCTGGCCCTAGGCTTTCAGCATGCTGCACTcttgatttatttcctctgctggctccttttcagtttctttggctGTCTCTTATTTGATCTCCACCATTTAATATTGGCTTTCTAGATGGCTCAGTcttggttttccttctttcttaaaaaatttcttcttctggagttcccgtcgtggcgcagtggttaacgaatccgactaggaaccatgaggttgcgggttcggtccctgcccttgctcagtgggttggggatccggcgttgccgtgagctgtggtgtaggttgcagacgcggctcggatcccgcgttgctgtggctctggcgtaggcccgtggctacagctccgattcaacccctagcctgggaatctccatatgccgcgggagcggcccaagaaatagcaacaacaacaacaacaacaaaaatttcttcttcttattttcatctgcacctgcagcatgtggagattcccaggccagagattgaatctgtgcctcaattgtgcaacgctggatccttagcctactgagccacgagggaacttcctttttattattttatatcatggcaaaataaaaacatcagaaaatttaccagtggggagttcctgtcgtggctcagtggttaacgaatccaactaggaaccatgaagttgcgggtttgatccctggccttgctcagtgggttaaggatctggcgttgctgtgagctgtggtgtaggtcgcagacgtggctcagatcctgtattgccatggctctagcataggctggcggctagagctccaattagacccctagcctgggaacctccacatgctgtgggtgcggtcctagaaaagacacaaagagaaaaaaacaagaaaaaaaaaaaagaaagaaagaaagaaaaaagaaaaggaaaatttaccAGTGGAAAAGAGATATTAAGGGAATGAGCAGGGTGGGATCAAGTTATATAGGGGTAAGAACTGGAGCAGAGGAAGGTCAGCTGCAAGAGCACCCAGAGGTATGCCAGCTGGATGCTATGCTGTGAAACAAGGCTCTGAGGATCTTGGTTCTAGTTTCCAGATTCCTCAGCATACGGGACTGATCCTGTTAAAGGGGCAGGCACTGCCTGTATATGGGAATAGTAAAGAATATTAGTTGTTCCTTTCTGATTTTGAAGAGGTTTGCAAAGCAGGGTCTTTCCTGTCTGGCTTCTATAGGCACTGGAGAAGCAATACTTGGCACCCTGCTAGAGGGATCTTCCCCTTGCATCACAGTTACTGCTTGCACTCTTCTCATGTGTCAGCATGGCCCAAGGACAGCTTGGGCTATATGGCTgctttggggtttggggggttgGCAGAGAGATATGATCTTCCCCTTGCTCATATGTGGTCTGGAACATTTATGGCATCTGGGTGTTGACCTCTCCAGATTTTGGGAAGACCACAGATGCTCTGAGCAGTAGCTTCCCTGAGGCCAAGTTTGTACCTGGATGCCATGAGGGTCTGGTGCTGCATCTCTGTAGCCTGGGGAGGAAGACTTGAGGACCAACACCAATGCGCACATAGGCTCCACAGGACAGGGACTGTGTCAGTTTGGGTCACTACTATACTCCAATGAGGGAACACAGcaggttttcaataaatatttgctgactgaaagagaaaagaataatcactccctctgggagttcccactgcagtgcagtgggttaaggatctggcgttgccaccgctgtggtgtagactgcaggagtggcttggattcaacctctggtccggaaacttccaaatgcctcgggtgcagccataaaaaaagaaagaaaagaattgccCCCTCCCCATACTTATCACAGTCTGTGAGTAGGTGCTGTGAGAGGAGGGATCCTGAGGACAGTATAAAATCTGGTGGAGGCTGCTGAGGCCTTCGCACAGGAAATGTGAGTGACAGGGAGTTTAAATCCTAGGTTGCAAACTGGTGGCCTTTGCCCCAAATACAGCTTGCAGGCAGGTTTCACACACAggatttaaacttttaaaaatttagttgcatatttaaaaatctggagAATTCTTATTCAAGTCTGGCTCCTAGATTCTTTCGAAAAACTGGAAGATATGGTAATAACTGCCCAGGGTTGTCTGGGAGAGGCCTGTAACTCTTCAGCTGATCCTATCCCCTCCTGGCTCtttcacatatttaaatttcCTGTCTGGCTTCTATAGGCATTTGAGTTTGCAATGCCTGCTTCGGAAGACCTCAGGAGGCAAAGTGCAGCTGTGGTGGTCTGGGGAGCCCCAGCAGTCAAGCCCTGTTCCAGCTCTGGGTGTAAACAGGGCCCCCTTACCTGATGAGTCAGTGACAGCAGGGTCGGCCAGCCGCCCGTAGTGTGCCATGAGTTTGAGCTTGGTCTCCTGTTTCCTATGTTTCTTGCCCACATAAtgttgctgagccatgacagggtcATTGAAAGTTGCGTGGCAGAGGCTGCAGAACTTGTCTGGGTCTATCATCTCTCTATTCTGGTGCAAGGCTAAGGTGGAGGCCACAAGGAAAGGGTTTGTAAGGCGTTTCGACAGAGCTGCGGCGAGAGAGTTCaaacagaaacaatgaaaaaaaccaGAAGGTACCAGTCTTTCGAGTCAGCTGAATGCAAAGAAAGGCTGGGTCACTAGTTAACCACACATGCAGATGTGGTGCTGCCTGTGTGACTCATACAGTGAAAGCCTCCTTTAATTGAGAAGATATGGGGGAGCCCAAAGACCAAGCTACTTTGTTTGGCAGCTTTACTTTAGGCACAGGAATCCTGATTTTCTCATATTCTGAAGAGGCTCTGCACTTCTGCTATCAAGCTACCAAATTATAACAGCTTAGAGATGTGCTTGCAGTCTTTTCGTCCTTCAGAATTCCCTAGAACTTCACAGCAAATGGGAGAAGAAGTTTGGGTGTTTTATTCCCATCCTCAAAGTACCCCAGTTACAGATCTGGAAGCCAGTGCCCAGATGTAGAAACTGTGGGCCTGGAGGGTCGTTTAGAAAAGGCACCATACTAGGGAGGCCTTTGGGGCTATCCTGTCTTCTAGgctgagtgggggagggaggatggcaTTGACATTTTGTTGTGagcttcatatatatatttcctcttCTGGTACTCAGAACTATACCATGAGGTGGGTATCATTTTGCCACAATACAGAGAAAAACCAAGGCTCAAATGGGTGAAATGACTTACCAAGATCACCCAACTAATGAGTGGATCTGGGTCTGTGTGACCCCAAAGACCATGCCCTCTCTGCTATGCCAGGCTGCAGGCTGAGTATGTGGCAGGGTAACATGAGGCCACAGCCCATGCTTTCACCTTCAGTAAACATCCCTGGCTTGGTCCATGAATTCAGTCAATCAGAGTCTGGTAAGGGTGTAGGTGTAAGCCTCCTGTGGGCCAATATGTGTCCTGTGCTGACTGCAGGCTGCACTGCTGCCTTATAAAGGGGGTGCCATGACTCACCACGTGTCCACCTGGCCAGAATGGCATCAATGTAGCAACCACTGCTTTAAAAATGTGGCCCCACCAacagtgggggtgagggtggggctcAGCAGCACTCACAGACAGATGCTTTTTCATCTCTGTTCTACTTCAAGGGGGAAGTTTGGAGGATTTTCCGCAAGCCAAAAGAAACTTGCTGGATCTTCCCACAATGGTTTTCCACATAGGGAATCCCAATTCCCCTGGCTACTGATTTTCCTTGGTCACTGTTTTAGCAAGTCACTTGAAAAGCAATGTACATGTTGtagaatatttaataatatgagaaaatattcagtatGTGGCATTGAgcgaaaaaaataaaaggtcataCAGCAAACTGTTTCTTACGTCCTCAGTTctgtaaaacaacaaaaactatacTGGTGATATATgcagaaaaaagaccaaaagcatTGAGTAAAAGGGTGCTTTTCAGTATTTTACAACTTTTCTACATTGAATGTAGATTTGATATCAGAAAAGAGGAATTAATGGTCATTAAAAcataaaggtcattttttttttttaaatggctgcatccgtggcacatggaagttcctgggcagggattgaatctgagccacagctgcagcaacgccagttcctttaacccactgtgcctggccagggatca comes from the Phacochoerus africanus isolate WHEZ1 chromosome 4, ROS_Pafr_v1, whole genome shotgun sequence genome and includes:
- the ZNF346 gene encoding zinc finger protein 346 isoform X5, which codes for MEYPALGSVEAADSGLAQLYNSSEEREGRELDALRFDRERARRLWEAVSGAQPVGREAALHQNREMIDPDKFCSLCHATFNDPVMAQQHYVGKKHRKQETKLKLMAHYGRLADPAVTDSSAGKGYPCKTCKIVLNSIEQYQAHVSGFKHKNQSPKTMASPLGQIPMQRQPIQKDSTTLED
- the ZNF346 gene encoding zinc finger protein 346 isoform X4, translated to MEYPALGSVEAADSGLAQLYNSSEEREGRELDALRFDRERARRLWEAVSGAQPVGREAALSKRLTNPFLVASTLALHQNREMIDPDKFCSLCHATFNDPVMAQQHYVGKKHRKQETKLKLMAHYGRLADPAVTDSSAGKGYPCKTCKIVLNSIEQYQAHVSGFKHKNQSPKTMASPLGQIPMQRQPIQKDSTTLED
- the ZNF346 gene encoding zinc finger protein 346 isoform X3 yields the protein MIQKNQCLFTNTQCKVCCALLISESQKLAHYQSKKHANKVKRYLAIHGMETLKGETKKLDSDQKSSRSKDKNQCCPICNMTFSSPVVAQSHYLGKTHAKNLKLKQQSTKVEALSKRLTNPFLVASTLALHQNREMIDPDKFCSLCHATFNDPVMAQQHYVGKKHRKQETKLKLMAHYGRLADPAVTDSSAGKGYPCKTCKIVLNSIEQYQAHVSGFKHKNQSPKTMASPLGQIPMQRQPIQKDSTTLED